A single region of the Rhodococcus sp. W8901 genome encodes:
- a CDS encoding MFS transporter, whose protein sequence is MTGPREPHDADRRGQDPRIPAPPRHPGYDNYPPARRATARRTPLPPLHPVDRSAPTDRIPPGPNGHSQGEPSRTGQDRNGQAAPGPDETARVEQPPEHQEQSTRRFSKQDAEALEADTDDGAPKPRPMPRKLTVTRVAAMRSRELTNKSIATFRRAATADGADKSGLTALTYAVMANFATDAAIAVALANTLFFSAATGEDKTKVALYLLITIAPFAVIAPLIGPALDRLQRGRRIALASSFALRTVLALVLVFNFDSWALYPCALGMMVLSKSFSVLKSAVTPRVLPPEIDLVRVNSRLTVFGLLGGTIGAGALAGALALVTGSTGALWLAALITAFGAYLSMRIPAWVEVTEGEVPATLTFHGDDSPTELIDVSAVASVKPDKRRQPLGRVVVTGLWGNGTIRVLTGFLTLYIAFVAKASTEHAALMQAAMLGLVGAAAGIGNFAGNAAGARLELGRPAVMVLRCTIAVTVVAIIAAVTGNLLTAALAALVASAASALAKVSLDASLQQDLPEESIASGFGRSETVLQLSWVIGGAMGVLLPTELWIGFTVVSVVLTIGLVQTVLTYRGASLLPGLGGKRPEHVNQETTVGHSPRAD, encoded by the coding sequence GTGACCGGACCTCGCGAACCCCACGACGCCGACCGGCGTGGGCAGGACCCGCGTATCCCCGCGCCCCCGCGACACCCCGGCTACGACAACTATCCGCCCGCGCGACGTGCCACCGCCCGGCGCACTCCGCTGCCCCCGCTGCATCCCGTCGACCGGTCCGCGCCCACCGATCGGATCCCGCCGGGACCGAACGGACACAGCCAGGGCGAGCCGAGCCGCACCGGGCAGGACCGGAACGGGCAGGCCGCGCCGGGCCCCGACGAGACCGCGCGCGTGGAGCAGCCGCCCGAACACCAGGAGCAGTCGACCCGACGGTTCTCCAAGCAGGACGCGGAGGCGCTCGAGGCCGACACCGACGACGGGGCACCCAAGCCGCGGCCGATGCCGCGGAAGCTGACGGTCACCCGGGTCGCCGCGATGCGCAGCCGCGAGCTGACCAACAAGAGCATCGCGACGTTCCGGCGGGCTGCGACCGCGGACGGCGCCGACAAGTCCGGGCTCACCGCCCTCACGTACGCGGTGATGGCGAACTTCGCGACCGACGCCGCGATCGCCGTGGCGCTGGCCAACACGCTGTTCTTCTCGGCGGCCACCGGCGAGGACAAGACCAAGGTCGCGCTGTACCTGTTGATCACGATCGCGCCGTTCGCGGTGATCGCCCCGCTGATCGGCCCGGCGCTCGACCGCCTGCAGCGGGGTCGCCGGATCGCGCTGGCGTCGTCGTTCGCGCTGCGGACGGTGCTCGCGCTCGTCCTCGTCTTCAACTTCGACAGCTGGGCGCTCTACCCGTGTGCGCTGGGCATGATGGTGCTCAGCAAATCGTTCTCGGTCCTCAAGAGCGCCGTGACCCCTCGTGTGCTGCCACCGGAAATCGATCTGGTGCGGGTCAATTCGCGGCTGACGGTGTTCGGCCTGCTCGGCGGCACCATCGGCGCGGGCGCGCTGGCCGGCGCCCTCGCGCTGGTCACCGGGTCCACCGGGGCGCTCTGGTTGGCCGCGCTCATCACCGCGTTCGGCGCCTACCTGAGCATGCGGATCCCGGCGTGGGTGGAGGTCACCGAGGGTGAGGTGCCGGCCACGCTGACCTTCCACGGCGACGACTCCCCCACCGAACTGATCGACGTGTCCGCCGTGGCGAGCGTCAAACCGGACAAGCGACGCCAACCCCTGGGCCGCGTGGTGGTCACCGGACTGTGGGGCAACGGCACCATCCGCGTGCTCACCGGATTCCTGACGCTGTACATCGCGTTCGTCGCGAAGGCCAGCACCGAACACGCGGCGCTGATGCAGGCCGCGATGCTCGGCCTGGTCGGCGCGGCCGCCGGCATCGGCAACTTCGCCGGCAATGCCGCCGGCGCCCGGCTGGAGCTGGGGCGGCCCGCGGTGATGGTGCTGCGCTGCACGATCGCGGTGACGGTCGTCGCGATCATCGCGGCGGTCACCGGTAACCTGCTCACCGCGGCGCTCGCAGCGCTCGTGGCATCGGCCGCCAGCGCCCTGGCGAAGGTGTCGCTGGACGCGTCGCTGCAGCAAGACCTGCCCGAAGAGTCCATCGCATCCGGTTTCGGCCGGTCCGAGACCGTCCTGCAGCTCAGCTGGGTCATCGGCGGCGCGATGGGCGTCCTGCTGCCCACCGAACTGTGGATCGGTTTCACGGTCGTGTCGGTGGTGCTTACGATCGGGCTGGTGCAGACCGTCCTCACGTACCGCGGCGCCTCGCTGCTGCCGGGACTGGGCGGCAAGCGACCGGAGCACGTGAACCAGGAGACCACCGTCGGCCACAGCCCTCGTGCCGACTGA
- a CDS encoding MarR family winged helix-turn-helix transcriptional regulator, translating to MTSDTRALASDLSLAVVRLTRHLRGRRAEAQVSLTQLSALATLAAEGSMTPGALAAREKVQPPSMTRVIASLADLGLVDRTPHPTDGRQIIVSLSDAGHALIEGETQAREAWMTEKLSGLDDEQIETLRNAVTIISGLVSENG from the coding sequence GTGACATCGGATACTCGCGCCCTGGCCAGCGACCTGTCCTTAGCGGTTGTGCGTCTCACGCGCCACCTGCGGGGACGGCGTGCGGAGGCCCAGGTCTCGCTGACGCAGCTGTCGGCGCTCGCCACCCTCGCCGCCGAGGGGTCGATGACGCCGGGCGCTCTGGCCGCGCGCGAGAAGGTCCAGCCGCCGTCGATGACCCGGGTCATCGCGTCGCTCGCCGACCTCGGACTGGTCGATCGCACACCGCATCCCACCGACGGTCGGCAGATCATCGTCTCGCTCTCCGATGCCGGTCACGCCCTCATCGAGGGCGAGACCCAGGCGCGCGAGGCGTGGATGACCGAGAAGCTGTCGGGCCTCGACGACGAGCAGATCGAAACCCTGCGCAACGCCGTCACCATCATCTCCGGTCTGGTCTCCGAGAACGGCTGA
- a CDS encoding NCS2 family permease — MAVTDKTTEPTRRSAPSRLLDTYFKITERGSTISTEVRGGLVTFVAMAYIVVLNPLILGSFSADDAAAKTDVLGNILPISQVAAVTALVAGLMSIAFGIIANYPFGIAAGLGINSLLAVSIAPQVTWPEAMGLVVIDGIIIVVLAATGFRTAVFNAIPRELKAAIAAGIGMFIAFIGLVDAGFVRRIPDAAGTSVPVGLGINGSIGAWPTAVFVFGVLLMGVLVVRKVRGGLLIGIVVTTVLAAIIEAVFDVGASKGVDPKGWNLSVPVLPDVVAQLPDLSLVGDVSLFGAFTRIGVLAASLLVFTLVLANFFDAMGTMTGLGKEAGLTDKDDNLPGVGKALVVEGAGAIVGGGASASSNTVFVESASGIAEGARTGLANVVTGVLFLAAMFLTPLYSVVPIEAAAPALVVVGALMIGQVRDIDFGKFSIALPAFLTIVTMPFTYSIANGIGVGFISYVVLAAAGGNAKKVHPLLWLVAALFVAYFAVGPITDAVT, encoded by the coding sequence ATGGCGGTTACCGACAAAACGACCGAGCCCACGCGGCGGTCGGCGCCCTCGCGGTTGCTCGACACCTACTTCAAGATCACAGAGCGTGGCTCGACCATCAGCACCGAGGTCCGCGGCGGCCTGGTCACGTTCGTGGCCATGGCGTACATCGTCGTCCTCAACCCGCTGATCCTCGGTAGCTTCTCGGCCGACGACGCCGCCGCCAAGACCGACGTCCTCGGCAACATCCTGCCGATCAGCCAGGTCGCGGCGGTGACCGCGCTGGTCGCCGGTCTGATGAGCATCGCCTTCGGCATCATCGCGAACTATCCGTTCGGTATCGCCGCGGGTCTGGGCATCAACAGCCTCCTCGCCGTGTCGATCGCGCCGCAGGTCACCTGGCCCGAGGCGATGGGTCTGGTCGTCATCGACGGCATCATCATCGTGGTGCTGGCCGCGACCGGTTTCCGCACGGCGGTCTTCAACGCCATCCCGCGTGAACTCAAGGCCGCGATCGCCGCCGGTATCGGCATGTTCATCGCGTTCATCGGTCTGGTCGACGCCGGATTCGTCCGCCGCATCCCCGACGCCGCCGGCACGTCCGTCCCCGTCGGCCTCGGCATCAACGGTTCGATCGGCGCGTGGCCGACCGCAGTCTTCGTCTTCGGTGTCCTGCTCATGGGCGTCCTCGTGGTCCGGAAGGTCCGCGGCGGCCTGCTGATCGGCATCGTCGTCACCACCGTGCTCGCCGCGATCATCGAGGCCGTCTTCGATGTCGGCGCCTCCAAGGGCGTCGACCCCAAGGGCTGGAACCTCAGCGTTCCCGTGCTGCCCGACGTCGTCGCGCAGCTGCCCGACCTGAGCCTCGTCGGCGACGTCAGCCTGTTCGGTGCGTTCACCCGCATCGGTGTCCTCGCCGCCAGCCTGCTGGTCTTCACCCTGGTGCTCGCCAACTTCTTCGACGCGATGGGCACCATGACCGGCCTCGGCAAGGAAGCCGGGCTCACCGACAAGGACGACAACCTGCCCGGCGTCGGCAAGGCCCTCGTCGTCGAGGGCGCCGGCGCGATCGTCGGCGGCGGCGCATCCGCGTCGTCCAACACGGTGTTCGTCGAGTCCGCCTCCGGCATCGCCGAGGGCGCCCGCACCGGCCTCGCCAACGTCGTCACCGGTGTGCTGTTCCTGGCCGCGATGTTCCTCACGCCGCTGTACTCGGTGGTCCCGATCGAGGCCGCGGCCCCGGCGCTGGTCGTGGTGGGCGCGTTGATGATCGGCCAGGTGCGCGACATCGACTTCGGCAAGTTCTCGATCGCGCTGCCGGCGTTCCTGACGATCGTCACGATGCCGTTCACGTACTCCATCGCCAACGGCATCGGTGTCGGCTTCATCTCCTACGTGGTCCTCGCGGCCGCGGGCGGCAACGCCAAGAAGGTGCACCCGCTGCTGTGGCTCGTTGCGGCACTGTTCGTCGCGTACTTCGCAGTCGGCCCGATCACTGACGCCGTTACGTGA
- a CDS encoding DUF2530 domain-containing protein translates to MTEIHSTSTLVARLSDPRPVLAVGTAAWVLATVVVLLVGDRWSDALPVCYAGTALGLLGFALFLVQRRAARRGSRGAQRGLA, encoded by the coding sequence GTGACCGAAATCCATAGCACGTCGACGCTCGTGGCCCGCCTGTCCGATCCCCGCCCGGTGCTCGCGGTGGGCACGGCAGCGTGGGTTCTGGCGACCGTCGTGGTGCTACTGGTGGGCGACCGGTGGAGCGACGCACTTCCGGTCTGTTATGCCGGAACCGCCCTGGGCCTCCTGGGATTCGCGTTGTTCCTCGTTCAGCGCCGGGCCGCGCGGCGCGGCAGCCGGGGCGCGCAGCGCGGCCTCGCCTGA
- a CDS encoding glutaminyl-peptide cyclotransferase codes for MNRRRTPYPVAVGVSVLAVALLAGCTASTDDGTPPEGATIAQSLRPEIVRELPHDPDAFTQGLEISDGTLYESTGRVGRSWVRATEFDTGAERARADLMRPMFGEGITVVGDTVWQLTWKDGVAVARDRDTLTQKQQVRYDGEGWGLCAQPDRLVMSNGSDSLTFRDPATFEPTGSVDVTLDGRAIDQLNELECSSDGFVYANVWQTDTILRIDPATGVAVGRIDAAALREALPSGESRDIDVLNGIAQIPGTDRFLVTGKLWPRMFEVRFVA; via the coding sequence GTGAATCGGCGTCGCACCCCGTATCCCGTCGCTGTCGGAGTGTCCGTGCTGGCTGTTGCGCTGCTCGCCGGCTGCACCGCAAGCACCGACGACGGCACCCCGCCGGAGGGCGCGACCATCGCCCAATCGCTGCGCCCGGAGATCGTCCGCGAGCTTCCGCACGACCCGGACGCGTTCACGCAGGGCCTCGAGATCTCCGACGGCACGCTGTACGAGAGCACCGGCCGGGTGGGCCGGTCGTGGGTGCGGGCCACCGAGTTCGACACCGGCGCCGAGCGGGCGCGTGCCGATCTGATGCGCCCGATGTTCGGCGAGGGGATCACCGTCGTCGGCGACACGGTGTGGCAGCTCACCTGGAAGGACGGTGTCGCGGTCGCGCGCGACCGGGACACGCTCACCCAAAAGCAGCAGGTCCGGTACGACGGCGAGGGGTGGGGGCTGTGCGCGCAACCGGATCGCCTGGTGATGAGCAACGGCTCGGACTCCCTGACGTTCCGTGATCCCGCGACGTTCGAGCCGACGGGGTCGGTGGATGTCACGCTCGACGGCCGGGCGATCGATCAGCTCAACGAACTCGAATGCAGCAGTGACGGTTTCGTATACGCGAATGTGTGGCAGACCGACACCATCCTGCGGATCGATCCCGCGACCGGAGTGGCGGTCGGCCGGATCGATGCCGCCGCGCTGCGCGAGGCCCTGCCGTCCGGTGAGAGCCGCGACATCGACGTCCTCAACGGCATCGCCCAGATTCCGGGCACCGACCGCTTCCTCGTGACCGGGAAGCTGTGGCCGCGCATGTTCGAGGTCCGGTTCGTCGCCTGA
- a CDS encoding DUF3027 domain-containing protein, producing MDIVSVTSSPESAVVRPVLAEAVEPARAALTALGEGGVGKHLGVTGEDFCAATHRFEAELPGYRGWQWAVVVAAAPDSDRVTISELALLPGPDALVAPEWLPWDQRVRPGDLSPGDLLAPPAGDPRLVPGYVATGDPEVDDVALEIGLGRKQVMSREGRLECAERWHDGDFGPDSDMAKAAPSTCDLCGFYLPLSGSLHAAFGVCGNEMAADGHVVHAAHGCGAHSDTTLPTGAGTPRYDAYDDAAVEVVEIERPVAPEAQAEATAEMQADEPTDPEPPLDPASTS from the coding sequence ATGGACATTGTGAGTGTTACGTCGTCTCCAGAGAGCGCCGTCGTGCGCCCCGTCCTCGCCGAAGCCGTCGAGCCTGCCCGAGCGGCACTGACCGCGCTCGGTGAGGGTGGTGTGGGGAAGCACCTGGGCGTGACCGGGGAGGACTTCTGCGCGGCCACCCACCGGTTCGAGGCCGAGCTTCCGGGCTATCGCGGCTGGCAGTGGGCCGTCGTGGTGGCCGCAGCCCCCGACTCCGATCGGGTGACGATCAGCGAGTTGGCGCTGCTGCCGGGACCCGACGCGCTCGTCGCCCCCGAATGGCTGCCGTGGGATCAGCGAGTCCGTCCCGGCGACCTGTCGCCCGGCGACCTGCTGGCGCCGCCCGCCGGCGACCCCCGTCTGGTGCCGGGGTACGTCGCGACCGGCGATCCCGAGGTGGACGACGTCGCGCTCGAGATCGGGCTGGGCCGCAAGCAGGTCATGAGCCGCGAGGGTCGACTGGAGTGCGCCGAGCGTTGGCACGACGGCGACTTCGGACCGGACTCGGACATGGCGAAGGCCGCGCCGTCCACGTGTGACCTGTGCGGTTTCTATCTGCCGCTGTCCGGTTCGCTGCACGCGGCGTTCGGCGTGTGCGGAAACGAGATGGCCGCCGACGGTCACGTCGTGCACGCCGCGCACGGCTGCGGCGCGCATTCCGACACCACCCTGCCGACCGGTGCCGGCACCCCGCGCTACGACGCGTACGACGACGCCGCCGTCGAGGTCGTCGAGATCGAGCGCCCGGTCGCGCCCGAGGCACAGGCCGAGGCGACCGCCGAGATGCAGGCCGACGAGCCCACCGATCCCGAGCCCCCGCTGGACCCGGCATCGACCAGCTGA
- a CDS encoding winged helix-turn-helix transcriptional regulator: protein MSDEHASGAAQTAPTAGRMLAPGGDNAIAVTLGLLGDEWNLWILRHSFQGALRYRDWMSVGGISHAVLSARLAALTEAGLFDRVCYQERPARYEYRRTQCGHAVWPILLSVWSWELQWAPDEGILPSMRHSPCGHQFTPVTHCAACGRPASARDVVAEMGPSGGWTRSVPAASSRRRSSGAARPPRVLPHTMELLGNRWSAAMLGAAFFGAQRYSEFAERMQASPTIVADRLRTFLELGVLRESPSTARTDWVTYHLTEKGRAFFPVVLCMITWGQHWFPAPEGEAIVFTHTGCGRPFVPRLVCDHCETTLEARTVSVEPRADQHLDKIPSAASPSR from the coding sequence ATGTCCGACGAACATGCCTCCGGCGCGGCGCAGACCGCTCCGACCGCCGGGCGCATGCTCGCACCGGGTGGTGACAACGCGATCGCGGTGACGCTCGGTCTGCTCGGCGACGAATGGAACCTGTGGATTCTCCGCCATTCGTTCCAAGGCGCACTGCGGTACCGCGACTGGATGTCGGTGGGCGGGATCTCGCACGCGGTCCTGTCGGCCCGACTGGCCGCGCTCACGGAGGCCGGACTGTTCGATCGGGTCTGCTACCAGGAGAGACCCGCGCGTTACGAGTACCGGCGCACCCAGTGCGGGCACGCCGTGTGGCCGATTCTGCTCTCGGTGTGGTCGTGGGAACTCCAGTGGGCACCGGACGAGGGCATTCTGCCGAGCATGCGGCACTCCCCTTGTGGACACCAGTTCACACCGGTAACGCACTGCGCCGCGTGCGGTCGTCCGGCCAGCGCCCGCGACGTTGTCGCCGAGATGGGCCCCAGTGGCGGCTGGACCCGCAGCGTGCCCGCGGCGTCGAGTCGGCGGCGGTCCAGCGGCGCGGCCCGGCCGCCGCGAGTACTACCGCACACCATGGAGTTGCTCGGCAATCGGTGGTCCGCGGCGATGCTCGGAGCGGCGTTCTTCGGGGCGCAGCGCTACAGCGAGTTCGCAGAGCGGATGCAGGCGTCACCCACGATTGTGGCGGATCGACTACGGACGTTCCTCGAACTCGGTGTCCTTCGCGAATCGCCCAGCACCGCCCGTACGGACTGGGTGACCTACCACCTGACCGAGAAGGGTCGAGCCTTTTTCCCCGTGGTGTTGTGCATGATCACGTGGGGACAGCACTGGTTTCCTGCACCCGAGGGCGAGGCGATCGTCTTCACACACACTGGGTGCGGGAGGCCGTTCGTGCCGCGGCTCGTGTGCGATCACTGCGAGACGACACTGGAAGCGCGGACCGTCTCGGTGGAGCCCCGCGCCGATCAACACCTCGACAAGATACCGAGCGCCGCATCACCTTCGCGATGA
- a CDS encoding phosphatase PAP2 family protein, whose protein sequence is MTFDQSVLDWMLDIRTPGLTDAVTVVTNSGGTLAVFVISAVVTTALLARRYTADAVMVAGAMLSGWAAMSLLKLLFGRERPPLPERLVMLESYSFPSGHAMMSAILACVLGAVAVRILAAGLRRNLLLVLLACYTLAVGLSRVYLGAHWLTDVLAGWAFGVAWAALWIWAITRRNTRLTRANSV, encoded by the coding sequence ATGACGTTCGACCAGTCGGTACTGGACTGGATGCTCGACATCCGCACGCCCGGGCTCACGGACGCCGTCACGGTCGTCACGAACAGCGGCGGGACGCTCGCGGTGTTCGTCATCTCCGCGGTCGTGACGACCGCGCTGCTCGCGCGGCGGTACACCGCGGACGCCGTGATGGTCGCCGGCGCGATGCTCTCCGGCTGGGCGGCGATGAGTTTGCTCAAACTTTTGTTCGGGCGTGAACGGCCGCCCCTGCCGGAGCGTCTCGTGATGCTCGAGAGCTATTCGTTCCCGTCCGGACACGCGATGATGTCCGCGATCCTCGCGTGCGTCCTGGGTGCGGTGGCGGTGCGGATCCTCGCCGCCGGCCTCCGGCGGAACCTGCTGCTGGTGCTGCTGGCGTGCTACACCCTGGCCGTCGGGCTCTCACGGGTGTACCTGGGCGCGCACTGGCTCACCGACGTGCTCGCCGGCTGGGCGTTCGGTGTGGCGTGGGCCGCACTGTGGATCTGGGCGATCACCCGTCGAAATACCCGTTTGACGCGCGCGAACTCCGTGTGA
- a CDS encoding sacsin N-terminal ATP-binding-like domain-containing protein gives MTDPFGTAALQEGTLLAWRNSPTRLREDAAAEADLVRAGYRDRLLTELAQNAADAAARTGIPGALRVQLHDDVLRIANTGAPLDVEGVHALAALRASGKTGSSGAFAGVGRFGVGFTAVRAVSDEVELRSTSGSLLFSAARTRAAVAEEGLEVPDAGVPALRLVWATDERPPSGFDTEVVLRLRPDVDAAALVAGFAAEAVDLLLELPGIATIEVGDTVLRRTERELDGDRAGLTEITVGDRTWWQFRADAARWLVPVVDGRVRTVTADVLRAPTRSDEELSIPALLIADVPTQPDRRRVLPGAPLAAVARGYARFVAALPRDQRPDLVPQPGFARSEVDAALREELLRELRTQPWVPAARTAAYPDAADLVPTRATVIPALTDELADALADVVPDLVDPELSGPRHAPALAAVDVHRVGLARIAELLGGHHREPSWWHALYDALEPLVVDALAVEELAAVPVPLADGRTVTGPRTTVTGTDLGHAVDAAVAALDWVRLVHPDAAHPLLNRLGAERATAGDLLSDPALRARIEDVDYDDPTAATELATAVLSLVGLAPPDARPGWLGELPLPDADGELVPADELLLPGAPLAELLDDDSPFGTVDAALVERVGEESLRALGVGWGFSVMRAELPTGPEHDLDDEPRWWDTLSEDPETLVAVRDLDLVDPARWSQALTLLAGDPLTAAALADRDGYTAWWLRTHAEIDGRRLGLLRAPDDDTFAGLLDVFDHPAAPALAGALAPTAVDDTGLARVLLDRLADPERTPTPDVVTRTHRLLAAAADRGVLDLDELGLPSGVRSLAGAVADPDVALVLDRAHLGAVVPPGRLVLGALDTAAALADLLDLPLASAAVHAQVLGDGETSTWDREPGAVLACTVLGLPLPSGSVVVHDELVVRLGGALDGDVAVAWWVDTDGRTHCRRRP, from the coding sequence CTGACGGATCCGTTCGGCACCGCGGCGCTGCAGGAGGGGACGCTCCTCGCGTGGCGGAACTCGCCGACGCGTCTGCGTGAGGACGCGGCGGCCGAGGCCGACCTCGTCCGCGCCGGCTACCGCGACCGGCTGCTGACCGAACTGGCGCAGAACGCGGCCGACGCCGCCGCCCGCACCGGGATCCCCGGCGCCCTGCGGGTCCAACTGCACGACGACGTGCTCCGGATCGCGAACACCGGTGCACCCCTCGATGTCGAAGGCGTGCACGCGCTCGCCGCGCTCCGTGCCTCCGGGAAGACCGGAAGCTCCGGAGCGTTCGCGGGGGTAGGACGATTCGGCGTCGGATTCACCGCGGTCCGGGCCGTCAGCGACGAGGTGGAACTGCGGTCCACCAGCGGCTCGCTGCTGTTCTCCGCCGCCCGCACCCGTGCCGCCGTCGCGGAGGAGGGCCTGGAAGTGCCCGACGCGGGTGTCCCGGCGCTGCGCCTGGTGTGGGCCACCGACGAACGGCCGCCGTCCGGATTCGACACCGAGGTGGTGCTGCGGCTGCGCCCCGATGTCGATGCCGCGGCCCTGGTGGCCGGATTCGCCGCCGAGGCCGTCGACCTGCTGCTCGAGCTCCCGGGAATCGCGACGATCGAGGTCGGCGACACGGTGCTGCGCCGTACCGAGCGTGAACTCGACGGTGACCGCGCCGGGCTCACCGAGATCACCGTCGGCGACCGCACGTGGTGGCAGTTCCGGGCCGATGCCGCGCGGTGGCTGGTGCCGGTGGTCGACGGGCGGGTGCGCACCGTGACCGCCGACGTCCTGCGTGCCCCCACCCGCTCCGACGAGGAACTGTCGATCCCGGCGCTGCTGATCGCCGACGTCCCGACGCAGCCCGACCGCCGGCGCGTGCTGCCCGGCGCGCCGTTGGCCGCCGTCGCCCGCGGCTACGCACGGTTCGTCGCGGCGCTCCCGCGCGACCAGCGCCCGGATCTGGTGCCGCAGCCCGGATTCGCGCGCAGCGAGGTGGACGCGGCCCTGCGCGAGGAGTTGCTGCGCGAGTTGCGCACGCAGCCGTGGGTGCCCGCCGCCCGCACCGCTGCCTACCCGGATGCCGCCGACCTGGTCCCGACCCGCGCCACCGTGATCCCCGCACTGACCGACGAACTGGCCGATGCGCTCGCCGATGTCGTGCCCGACCTGGTGGACCCGGAGCTGTCGGGGCCGCGGCACGCCCCGGCGCTGGCGGCGGTGGACGTGCACCGGGTGGGACTGGCCCGTATCGCCGAACTGCTGGGCGGCCATCACCGGGAACCGTCGTGGTGGCACGCCCTCTACGACGCGCTCGAACCGCTGGTGGTGGATGCGCTGGCCGTCGAAGAGCTTGCCGCCGTTCCGGTTCCGCTCGCGGACGGTCGCACCGTCACCGGCCCGCGCACCACCGTCACCGGCACCGACCTGGGGCATGCGGTGGATGCGGCCGTCGCGGCCCTGGACTGGGTGCGGCTGGTGCACCCGGACGCCGCCCATCCGCTGCTCAACCGGTTGGGTGCCGAGCGGGCGACCGCGGGGGACCTGCTGTCCGATCCCGCGCTGCGCGCCCGCATCGAGGACGTCGACTACGACGACCCCACCGCCGCAACCGAATTGGCGACCGCAGTGCTCTCGCTGGTCGGACTCGCGCCGCCCGACGCGCGGCCGGGTTGGCTGGGTGAGCTGCCGCTGCCCGACGCCGACGGCGAACTGGTGCCCGCCGACGAACTGCTGCTGCCGGGCGCCCCGCTCGCCGAGCTGCTCGACGACGACTCGCCGTTCGGCACCGTCGACGCGGCACTGGTCGAGCGGGTGGGGGAGGAGTCGCTGCGCGCGCTCGGCGTCGGCTGGGGCTTCTCCGTGATGCGTGCCGAGTTGCCCACCGGCCCCGAACACGACCTCGACGACGAGCCCCGCTGGTGGGACACCCTTTCCGAGGACCCCGAGACGCTGGTCGCGGTGCGGGACCTGGACCTGGTCGATCCCGCGCGGTGGTCGCAGGCGCTGACGCTGCTCGCCGGCGACCCGCTCACCGCGGCCGCGCTCGCCGACCGCGACGGCTACACCGCGTGGTGGCTGCGCACGCACGCCGAGATCGACGGACGGCGCCTCGGCCTGCTGCGCGCACCCGACGACGACACGTTCGCCGGACTGCTCGACGTCTTCGACCACCCGGCCGCACCCGCGCTGGCCGGTGCGCTGGCACCCACCGCGGTCGACGACACCGGGCTGGCCCGGGTGCTGCTCGACCGGCTCGCCGACCCCGAGCGCACCCCCACCCCGGACGTCGTGACCCGCACCCACCGGCTGCTGGCCGCGGCCGCGGACCGCGGCGTGCTGGATCTCGACGAACTGGGCCTGCCGTCCGGCGTGCGCAGCCTCGCGGGCGCCGTCGCCGATCCCGACGTCGCGCTGGTGCTCGACCGCGCGCACCTCGGCGCCGTCGTCCCACCGGGGCGCCTGGTGCTCGGTGCGCTGGACACCGCCGCCGCCCTCGCGGATCTGCTGGATCTGCCGCTCGCGTCGGCCGCGGTCCACGCACAGGTCCTCGGGGACGGCGAGACCAGCACGTGGGATCGCGAACCGGGGGCCGTGCTGGCGTGCACGGTGCTGGGGCTGCCGCTGCCGAGCGGATCCGTCGTCGTGCACGACGAGCTCGTCGTGCGGCTCGGCGGTGCGCTCGACGGTGACGTCGCCGTCGCATGGTGGGTGGACACCGACGGCCGGACCCACTGCCGTCGCCGTCCGTGA